One region of Eubalaena glacialis isolate mEubGla1 chromosome 6, mEubGla1.1.hap2.+ XY, whole genome shotgun sequence genomic DNA includes:
- the N6AMT1 gene encoding methyltransferase N6AMT1 produces MAAPCFPTPLHRHVGRGAFSDVYEPAEDTFLLLDALEAAAAELTGVEICLEVGSGSGVVSAFLASMIGPQALYMCTDVNPEAAACTLETARCNKVHIQPIITDLVKGLLPRLKEKVDLLVFNPPYVVTPPEEVRSHGIEAAWAGGRNGREVMDKLFPLAPELLSPRGLFYLVTIKENNPEEILKIMKTKGLQGTTALSRQAGQEILSVLKFTKS; encoded by the exons ATGGCGGCGCCTTGCTTCCCCACGCCATTGCACAGGCATGTGGGCCGTGGCGCCTTCAGCGACGTGTACGAGCCCGCGGAGGACACATTCCTGCTGCTGGACGCGCTCGAGGCGGCGGCAGCCGAACTCACGGG agtgGAAATTTGCCTTGAAGTAGGGTCAGGGTCTGGAGTGGTATCTGCATTCCTAGCCTCTATGATAGGTCCTCAAGCTTTGTACAT GTGCACTGATGTCAACCCTGAGGCGGCAGCATGTACCCTGGAGACAGCACGCTGTAACAAAGTCCACATTCAACCAATAATTACAGATTTG gTCAAAGGCTTGCTACCAAGATTGAAGGAAAAAGTTGATCTTCTGGTGTTTAATCCTCCCTATGTAGTGACTCCACCTGAAGAG GTAAGGAGTCACGGGATAGAGGCAGCTTGGGCTGGTGGCAGAAACGGTCGTGAAGTCATGGACAAATTGTTTCCACTGGCTCCAGAGCTCCTTTCACCAAGAGGATTGTTCTATTTAGTCAccattaaagaaaacaatccag aagaaattttgaaaataatgaagACAAAAGGTCTACAAGGGACCACTGCACTTTCCAGGCAAGCAGGCCAAGAAATCCTTTCAGTCCTCAAGTTCACCAAGTCCTAA